In Silene latifolia isolate original U9 population chromosome X, ASM4854445v1, whole genome shotgun sequence, the following proteins share a genomic window:
- the LOC141623064 gene encoding laccase-11 has translation MASRSIDNCLVYAFLIVIFIPALFLQSEAAVRKYQFDVQVKNVSRLCHAKPIVTVNGMYPGPTIYAREGDRVLINVTNHAQYNMSIHWHGLKQYRNGWADGPAYITQCPIQTGNSYLYAFNVTGQRGTLWWHAHISWLRATVYGAIVIMPKQGTPFPFPQPHQEANLILGEWWNSDVETLVNQGNALGLPPNMSDAHTINGKPGPLFPCSEKHTYVMEVEQGKTYLLRIINAALNDELFFGIANHTLTVVEIDAVYVKPFATKSILIAPGQTTNVLVQADQPSGRFFMSTRAFNDAPVSVDNKTATAIFQYKGIPNNIIPILPQLPLPNDTSFALSYNNKLRSLNTPQFPANVPLKVDRKLFITVGLGTNPCPTCVNRTRLAASLNNITFVMPQTALLQAHYFNISGVFRTDFPDKPPTPFNYTGAPLTANLRTVVQGTRVSKIKFNSTVEVVLQDTNLLTVESHPFHLHGYNFFVVGTGVGNFDPAKDPAKFNLVDPPERNTVGVPTGGWTAFRFRADNPGVWFMHCHLELHTGWGLKTAFLVEDGPGPQYSVMPPPKDLPRC, from the exons ATGGCGTCTCGTTCGATCGATAACTGtcttgtttatgcatttctcATTGTCATCTTCATTCCTGCATTGTTTCTCCAATCTGAAGCAGCTGTAAGGAAGTACCAATTCGAC GTTCAAGTGAAGAATGTGAGCAGGTTATGTCATGCAAAGCCAATTGTGACAGTTAACGGAATGTATCCTGGACCCACCATATACGCCAGAGAAGGCGATAGAGTTTTAATTAATGTTACTAATCACGCTCAATATAATATGTCGATTCACTG GCATGGACTGAAACAATATCGGAATGGTTGGGCTGACGGTCCAGCATACATAACCCAATGTCCGATCCAAACAGGGAACAGCTACTTATATGCCTTCAATGTGACCGGACAAAGAGGAACTCTATGGTGGCATGCTCATATTTCTTGGCTACGAGCTACCGTTTATGGCGCAATTGTTATTATGCCTAAACAAGGGACACCCTTTCCATTTCCACAACCTCACCAGGAAGCCAACCTAATCTTAG GGGAATGGTGGAACTCTGATGTTGAAACTTTAGTTAACCAAGGAAATGCCCTTGGACTACCACCAAATATGTCAGATGCTCACACAATCAATGGAAAGCCTGGACCTTTGTTCCCATGCTCCGAGAAGC ATACATATGTTATGGAGGTGGAGCAAGGGAAGACATACCTCCTAAGGATCATCAACGCTGCCCTCAACGATGAACTATTCTTTGGTATAGCCAACCACACCTTGACAGTTGTCGAGATTGATGCTGTCTATGTCAAACCATTCGCGACAAAATCAATCCTCATTGCCCCCGGTCAAACCACCAACGTCTTAGTCCAAGCTGACCAACCTTCAGGCCGGTTCTTCATGTCTACAAGAGCCTTCAATGACGCGCCAGTTTCAGTAGATAACAAGACCGCCACTGCAATTTTCCAGTACAAAGGCATACCAAACAACATCATCCCAATTCTACCGCAACTTCCCTTACCAAATGATACATCTTTCGCGTTAAGTTATAATAACAAGCTTCGAAGCTTAAACACCCCTCAATTTCCGGCCAATGTACCTCTAAAAGTGGACAGGAAGTTGTTTATTACTGTTGGGTTGGGGACAAATCCATGCCCAACTTGCGTAAATCGAACCCGTCTTGCTGCCTCATTGAACAACATTACCTTTGTGATGCCACAAACTGCTTTGTTACAAGCACATTACTTCAATATATCAGGGGTGTTTAGGACCGACTTTCCTGATAAGCCTCCTACCCCGTTTAACTACACTGGGGCCCCACTGACAGCTAATTTGAGGACGGTCGTGCAGGGGACGCGGGTGAGCAAGATCAAGTTTAACTCGACGGTTGAGGTGGTTTTGCAGGACACAAATTTGTTGACAGTTGAGTCGCATCCATTTCACCTTCATGGATATAACTTCTTTGTGGTTGGAACTGGGGTTGGTAACTTTGACCCGGCTAAGGACCCGGCTAAGTTCAACTTAGTTGATCCACCTGAGAGGAATACTGTTGGTGTTCCTACGGGTGGTTGGACTGCTTTCCGATTTAGAGCTGATAACCCAG GTGTATGGTTCATGCACTGTCACTTGGAATTGCACACTGGATGGGGATTGAAAACAGCATTTCTGGTAGAAGATGGACCTGGGCCTCAGTACTCCGTCATGCCTCCACCTAAGGATCTCCCACGCTGTTAA